GGTATCTTTCGATTGGATGGCCCATTGGCCGAGACCGTGGAGTTAGATTATCAAGTATGCGCCCATTGCGGTTTTCGACTGATGCATGTGTTGCCCCCTACACGAAAAACTTTTCCATTGCCCGTGTTGTACTGCCCGATCTGCGGGTTGCGGCAGGACGACTCGGGCTTTACGCCGGGGAAAGCGCTTACTTATGAGGCCAAACTGGAGGCGCTTAGGCGCTGGTTGCAGCAACAGGGGCTGGATGAGGAAACCCTGCGCGAGCAGTATCATCTGGAGTTGGGGCAGTTTTTCGAACCCCATGTGGCCCGTCGCTCGTGAAGCGGCTTACCTCGGTTGGTACATGAAAAGCCCCCTCGTTCGGGGGCTTTTTCGTTGGCTGGAGCGGGCGACGGGATTCGAACCCGCGAATGGTAGCTTGGGAAGCTACTGCCTTACCACTTGGCGACGCCCGCTTGAGCGGTAACGATTATAGCCGTGTGCCCCTGGCTTGTCAAGGAAAAGCGCGGCTGTTTTGCGTTCAGAAGCCGCGCGGTAGCTCGGGGTCAGAGGTGTCCCTTTTCGTCCAGAAAGCGCCTTTTCCACTCGTATAAACGGTTCAGCGCCTCAATGGGGGTCAGGTTGTTGATGTCCAGTTGGCGCAGTTCGTCCAGCAGGGGGTTGGTTTCGGGGAAGAGGGCCAGTTGCTGGGGTGAGGCCGGGGTCGGGCGCACGGCGCGACCGCCCTGGCGCTCGAATTGCTCCAGCAATTCCTGGGCCCGCTGGATGACCGGTTTGGGCAGCCCAGCCAGTTGAGCCACATGTACGCCATAGGAGCGATCTGCCCCGCCGGGCACGATTTTGTGCAAGAAGACCACCTGCCCTTCGGATTCGCTTACAGCCACATTGTAGTTGCGCACCCCGGGAAGCAAGTCGGCCAGTTGCGTCAATTCGTGGTAATGGGTAGCGAAGAGCGTCTTGGCGCGCAGACGGGGGTGGTTGTGGATGTATTCCACCACGGCCCAGGCGATGGCCAGACCGTCGTAGGTGCTGGTGCCGCGGCCGATTTCATCCAGAATGAGCAGGCTGCGAGGGGTGGCGTGGTGCAGGATGTTGGCCGTTTCGATCATCTCCACCATGAAGGTGGATTGCCCGGCGTGGATTTCGTCCTGGGCCCCGATGCGGGTGAAGATGCGGTCCACCACACCGATGCGGGCCTTGCGGGCCGGGACGAAACTGCCCATTTGCGCCATAAGCACGATGAGGGCCACCTGACGGAGATAAGTGGATTTGCCGGCCATGTTGGGCCCGGTGAGGATGCGGATACGCTCGCCTTCTTCGAACACGGTGTCGTTGGGTACAAAACGTTCCCCTTCTAGGGTGCGCTCGACCACGGGGTGCCGGCCATCGTAGATTTCCAGCACATCCTCTTCGACCACTTCGGGGCGGGTGTAGTCGCCTTCCACCGCCGCTTCGGCCAGCGCCGCCAGTACATCCAGGCGCGCCACCGCGCGGGCGGTACGCAGCAGTCGCGATGCGTGTTGCCCCACCTCGTCGCACACCCGTTTGAAAAGCCGCCCCTCGATTTCCCGGATGCGTTCTTCGGCGTTGAGCACCAACGCCTCGTATTCTTTCATCTCCGGCGTGATGTAGCGCTCGGCGTTGACCAGGGTCTGTTTGCGAATGTAATGGGAGGGTACCAGGTGGGCGTTGGCCTTGGTGACTTCGATGTAGTAGCCAAACACTTTGTTGTAGCCCACCTTGAGGTTCTTGATGCCGGTGCGTTGGCGCTCGACCTGCTCTAAGTTGGCGATGTAATCCCGGGCGTGTTGGGAATCACGGATGATGCGGTCCAGTTCGGTGGAGAAGCCGGGGCGGATGACGCCGGTGTTTTGCAGGGTGGCTGGCGGATCCTCGGCGATGGCCCGTTCCAGCAGGGAGAGTACCTCGTGGCAAGGGGCTAAGGCTTGGAGGACTTCGCCCAGGGGGGCTTCGGCTTCAGGGGGCAGCGCCTGGCGCAGCGCGGGCAGGTGGCGCAAGGTCTCCCGCAGGGCTACCAGGTCCCGTGGTTGCGCCGTCCCCGAAAGGATGCGATTGGTCAGGCGTTCCAGGTCGCCGATGCGGCGGAGGGCCTGGCGCACCTCGGCCCGCACCAGGCTCGCGGTGAAAAAGTGGGCCACGCCTTCCTGGCGGCGCCGGATGCGCGCCACATCGAGCAGGGGTTTGCTGACCCACTGGCGCATCAGGCGTTTGCCCATGGGCGTCACCGTGCGGTCCAGCACGCCC
Above is a genomic segment from Anaerolineae bacterium containing:
- the mutS gene encoding DNA mismatch repair protein MutS; its protein translation is MAKKETVTPVRRQYLELKRRYPNAILFFRLGDFYETFDEDAEIVSRELDIVLTSRNVAKGVRVPMAGIPYHAVEGYLAKLIAKGYHVAIAEQIGEPGKGLMRREVVRVVTPGTVVEPNLVPAESNNYLLAMVGDDRRLGIAYADITTGEFATTEIATPDPQAVLRAELLRLRPAEILHPEDWPPPPDAPGHTTAWPTWRFEAARCEETLRAHFEVSTLDGFGLRGKPFAVRAAGAILQYLQETQPAALPLLTRLSTYSLQEFMVLDAATRRNLELTETLREGSVQGSLLGVLDRTVTPMGKRLMRQWVSKPLLDVARIRRRQEGVAHFFTASLVRAEVRQALRRIGDLERLTNRILSGTAQPRDLVALRETLRHLPALRQALPPEAEAPLGEVLQALAPCHEVLSLLERAIAEDPPATLQNTGVIRPGFSTELDRIIRDSQHARDYIANLEQVERQRTGIKNLKVGYNKVFGYYIEVTKANAHLVPSHYIRKQTLVNAERYITPEMKEYEALVLNAEERIREIEGRLFKRVCDEVGQHASRLLRTARAVARLDVLAALAEAAVEGDYTRPEVVEEDVLEIYDGRHPVVERTLEGERFVPNDTVFEEGERIRILTGPNMAGKSTYLRQVALIVLMAQMGSFVPARKARIGVVDRIFTRIGAQDEIHAGQSTFMVEMIETANILHHATPRSLLILDEIGRGTSTYDGLAIAWAVVEYIHNHPRLRAKTLFATHYHELTQLADLLPGVRNYNVAVSESEGQVVFLHKIVPGGADRSYGVHVAQLAGLPKPVIQRAQELLEQFERQGGRAVRPTPASPQQLALFPETNPLLDELRQLDINNLTPIEALNRLYEWKRRFLDEKGHL